Proteins encoded within one genomic window of Pygocentrus nattereri isolate fPygNat1 chromosome 7, fPygNat1.pri, whole genome shotgun sequence:
- the LOC119263690 gene encoding sucrase-isomaltase, intestinal-like: MGKRKFSGLEITLIVLFVLVGIVAIALVVLLATGEPAVTKEPTNPTQQPDPEPFVPVCPDIPIAERVDCHPEAGGSQQRCLARGCCWSPLDQTNVPWCFFSSNNGYTVVSQNRADRTRLEAQLKRVNSPSLYGAEITELTFTAEMQTENRLRFHITDANKARFEVPHEHVNSLTSSPNGPLNYELELVHSPFGVRVRRVSNRKILFDTTVAPLIFEDQYLQISAKLASDNVYGLGEHVHQNYRHDMNWRTWPIFTRDSFPNGGTHNIYGHYPFFMCLETDQGESFGVFLMNSNAMDVTLQPAPAVTYRTIGGVLDFYILLGATPEAIVQEFTELVGRPTIPPYWAFGFQLSRWDYGSLEEVKRTVERNREIGLPYDTQYTDIDYMEDKKDFTYDMVKFKDLPQFADYMHEQGQKYILILDPAIAISKRINGTYESYDRGAEVEAWITEADGTTPLVGEVNAVKSLRTPCCLLDFSLSFV; this comes from the exons CAACAAACCCAACCCAGCAGCCAGATCCAGAGCCTTTTGTGCCAGTTTGTCCAGACATCCCAATCGCAGAGAGAGTGGATTGTCACCCAGAGGCCGGCGGCTCCCAG CAAAGATGTCTGGCAAGGGGCTGCTGCTGGAGTCCGCTGGACCAGACCAACGTACCTTGGTGCTTCTTCTCTAGTAACAATGGCTACACTGTGGTCAGTCAGAACCGTGCTGATAGAACAA GACTGGAGGCCCAGTTGAAACGAGTGAACTCACCTTCTCTGTATGGGGCAGAAATAACAGAGCTGACCTTCACTGCTGAAATGCAGACAGAAAATCGCCTTCGATTCCAT ATCACTGATGCAAACAAAGCCAGGTTCGAAGTCCCTCATGAACACGTTAACTCTCTGACCAGCTCCCCTAATGGACCCCTGAACTACGAGCTAGAACTTGTCCACAGTCCATTCGGAGTCCGAGTCCGCAGAGTGTCCAACAGAAAAATCTT gTTTGACACCACTGTGGCTCCACTGATATTTGAAgatcagtatctgcagatctctGCTAAGCTCGCCTCAGACAACGTCTACGGCCTGGGAGAGCACGTCCACCAGAACTACCGCCACGATATGAACTGGAGGACCTGGCCCATCTTTACAAGAGACTCCTTCCCCAATGGA GGAACGCACAACATTTACGGTCACTATCCCTTCTTCATGTGCTTGGAAACCGACCAAGGCGAATCCTTTGGCGTTTTCCTAATGAACAGCAATGCTATGG ATGTGACTCTTCAGCCGGCACCAGCAGTGACCTACAGGACAATCGGAGGAGTGTTGGACTTCTATATTTTGCTTGGAGCCACACCAGAGGCCATCGTGCAGGAGTTCACAGAG cTGGTTGGCAGGCCCACCATCCCCCCTTACTGGGCCTTTGGCTTTCAGCTCTCTCGCTGGGACTATGGCAGCCTGGAAGAAGTGAAGAGAACGGTTGAGAGGAATCGTGAGATTGGCCTCCCTTAC GACACCCAGTACACCGACATTGACTACATGGAGGATAAAAAGGACTTCACGTATGACATGGTCAAATTCAAGGACTTGCCTCAGTTTGCTGACTACATGCACGAGCAAGGGCAAAAATACATTCTCATATTG GATCCTGCCATAGCCATCAGCAAGAGAATCAACGGCACCTACGAGTCCTACGACAGGGGAGCTGAGGTTGAGGCCTGGATCACTGAGGCAGACGGAACGACGCCGTTGGTTGGAGAGGTAAATGctgtcaaaagtttgaggaCACCTTGTTGTCTTTTGGATTTTTCTCTTAGctttgtttaa